In the genome of Deinococcus misasensis DSM 22328, one region contains:
- a CDS encoding replication initiator protein A translates to MPKSQNKIPAERRDEINIARLGIISIQSRVDTSVTRWKTAFEIDRRPYRVECVAPDGRPHGIDSDIVLAIQTLYVRAGCPDHGWVHTTAYELVDLAGLQKKGGSYQRIKESLVRLYTTSFFVSEGWYDKNNQRKWGTDTMRYIDRIKYLGKDEQTELPGLDQSSTLSIKLGEQLAESIRARFTHVLDGKLLHQLEQPPARALYRLLEAHRTTGGVRTLELIVNLDDWRHACGISSDRPEIIRRTLTPAHEELIAAGYLQEVLLEGRGKKQTLTYRFQNDNAPDPALVEMLIGAGFARGAATEMVKVHEDRIEPAVAYARHRKEAGYQVRSMTGLIVDILKNPDRYVLPSTQSVTTVALTEIARLHVEQAEQQAHKEFEAQQAQLKTLTPAEQYQEAKPALNLLLKKHLSKDELKLLEQACLSGRIQAAELKDQVTLATGRLTLSQFIQDLKAQLNENQND, encoded by the coding sequence ATGCCCAAAAGCCAGAACAAAATTCCTGCTGAACGCCGTGACGAAATCAACATCGCCAGGCTGGGCATCATCAGCATCCAATCCCGGGTGGACACCAGTGTCACCCGATGGAAAACCGCCTTCGAAATTGACCGACGCCCATACCGCGTGGAATGCGTCGCACCCGATGGACGGCCCCATGGCATTGACTCCGACATTGTGCTGGCCATCCAGACCCTTTACGTGCGGGCAGGATGCCCAGACCACGGCTGGGTGCACACCACCGCCTACGAACTCGTGGACCTCGCAGGCCTGCAGAAAAAAGGCGGCAGTTACCAGCGCATCAAAGAATCCCTCGTGCGCCTCTACACCACCAGCTTCTTCGTCTCAGAAGGCTGGTACGACAAAAACAACCAGCGCAAATGGGGCACAGACACCATGCGCTACATCGACCGCATCAAATACCTCGGCAAAGACGAACAAACCGAACTGCCCGGGCTGGACCAGAGCTCCACCCTCAGCATCAAACTCGGCGAGCAACTCGCCGAAAGCATCCGGGCCCGGTTCACCCACGTGCTTGATGGCAAACTGCTGCACCAACTGGAGCAACCCCCCGCAAGGGCCCTGTACCGCCTTCTGGAGGCCCACCGCACCACCGGAGGCGTGCGCACCCTTGAACTCATCGTGAACCTCGACGACTGGCGTCACGCCTGCGGGATCAGCAGCGACCGGCCAGAAATCATCCGGCGCACCCTCACCCCCGCCCACGAAGAACTCATTGCAGCAGGCTACCTGCAAGAAGTGCTGCTCGAAGGGCGCGGCAAAAAGCAAACCCTCACCTACCGGTTCCAGAACGACAACGCCCCGGATCCGGCACTGGTGGAAATGCTCATCGGGGCTGGCTTCGCTCGGGGTGCCGCCACCGAAATGGTCAAAGTGCACGAAGACCGCATTGAACCCGCAGTGGCCTACGCCCGGCACCGCAAAGAAGCCGGCTACCAGGTCCGCAGCATGACCGGACTGATCGTGGACATCCTCAAAAACCCCGATCGTTACGTGCTGCCCAGCACCCAGAGCGTGACCACCGTGGCCCTCACTGAAATTGCACGCCTGCACGTCGAACAGGCCGAACAGCAGGCCCACAAAGAATTCGAAGCCCAGCAAGCACAACTCAAAACCCTCACCCCTGCAGAGCAGTACCAGGAAGCCAAACCCGCCCTGAACCTGCTCCTCAAAAAGCACCTCAGCAAAGACGAACTGAAACTGCTCGAACAGGCCTGCCTCTCCGGACGCATCCAAGCAGCAGAACTCAAAGACCAGGTGACTCTGGCCACCGGCAGGCTCACCCTCAGTCAATTCATCCAAGACCTCAAAGCCCAATTGAACGAAAACCAGAACGACTGA
- a CDS encoding 3'-5' exonuclease, with the protein MVEHALKTPEPVKERPHYRRWAEVPEGLVTKTTLRREGLKPAPNQQHVATVTYGPSRDTALLYRRSEAVPKKPLTEAQKAGILRAQETRAENERRAYEKEWAHLQAREEARQAQMAEDFERHLKEAQQEALQNVLTFLERHPRDTWRILDTETTGLQGEVISLSIVDGYGNVLYDQLLRPIRDEIEEGAFRVHGIRMEDLEGKPSFAEVWHLVEPLLRDKTLLAFNADFDRERLYYSLRLDPSPCWPKPTLLEWEGRNSWVCLMLLASSRLGFVKEHRGYFDGFWWLKLDEACWRAAITLGKLPTLRPRHQAKADALSSLELLNDLLEHGARERDGLPVEPFLTWPTAAEVEAAGLGHWGRASSAWLEITRKGAVVGRVLWWPVSRLLPCFWEMHKKLPDLPFEAVQAWWTGAVEKARACQPGELGECRQVIGEWGFSLDWSPEPEEEE; encoded by the coding sequence ATGGTTGAGCATGCTTTGAAAACCCCTGAGCCTGTGAAAGAAAGGCCCCATTACCGCCGTTGGGCGGAGGTGCCGGAAGGACTGGTCACCAAAACCACCCTGAGACGGGAGGGCCTGAAGCCCGCCCCGAACCAGCAGCATGTGGCCACCGTGACATACGGGCCAAGCCGGGACACTGCCCTGCTGTACCGGCGCAGCGAAGCCGTTCCCAAAAAACCCCTCACCGAAGCCCAGAAAGCCGGAATCCTGAGGGCCCAGGAGACCCGGGCGGAAAATGAACGTCGGGCATACGAAAAAGAGTGGGCTCACCTGCAGGCCAGAGAGGAAGCCCGGCAGGCGCAGATGGCTGAGGATTTCGAACGCCATTTGAAAGAAGCCCAACAGGAAGCCCTGCAGAACGTGCTGACTTTCCTTGAGCGTCACCCTCGGGACACCTGGCGGATTCTGGACACCGAAACCACCGGTCTGCAAGGCGAGGTGATCAGCCTGAGCATCGTTGATGGGTACGGGAATGTGCTGTACGACCAGCTCCTCAGGCCCATCCGGGATGAGATCGAGGAGGGTGCTTTCAGGGTGCACGGGATCCGGATGGAGGACCTGGAAGGCAAACCGTCATTCGCGGAGGTGTGGCACCTCGTTGAGCCCCTCTTGCGAGACAAGACCCTGCTGGCGTTCAATGCGGACTTTGATCGGGAGCGGCTGTATTACTCCCTGAGGCTCGACCCGAGTCCCTGCTGGCCGAAACCCACCCTTCTGGAGTGGGAGGGCCGGAACTCCTGGGTGTGTTTGATGCTGCTGGCCTCATCACGGCTGGGGTTCGTGAAGGAACACCGGGGGTACTTTGATGGGTTCTGGTGGTTGAAGCTCGACGAGGCCTGCTGGCGTGCAGCGATCACCCTCGGAAAGTTGCCCACCTTGAGGCCCAGGCACCAGGCCAAAGCGGACGCCCTGTCGTCCTTGGAGCTTTTGAATGACCTGCTGGAGCATGGGGCCAGAGAGCGGGACGGTCTGCCCGTGGAGCCTTTTTTGACGTGGCCGACTGCCGCTGAGGTGGAAGCGGCAGGGCTCGGGCACTGGGGCAGGGCATCATCGGCATGGCTGGAGATCACCCGAAAGGGTGCCGTGGTGGGCCGGGTGTTGTGGTGGCCAGTGAGCCGTTTGCTGCCTTGCTTCTGGGAGATGCACAAGAAACTCCCAGATCTGCCTTTTGAGGCGGTGCAGGCGTGGTGGACCGGGGCAGTGGAGAAAGCCCGGGCCTGCCAGCCGGGTGAGCTCGGTGAGTGCCGGCAGGTGATCGGAGAGTGGGGGTTCTCTCTGGACTGGTCCCCTGAACCCGAAGAAGAGGAATGA
- a CDS encoding YfbU family protein codes for MKYSKFERFKMIQQMRILKALYPLQAEQYQENIKVLENGFELEIDELSDGLYEGLDRHGCEEVRAILDMVAVMQRSNENLGFPIPEEKVKFQGFAGNDHFAQHSYIKHLIDDTKEYEYIKGVLNSHNPYTFPSYQKMLERWRSWGQPHQMSAEKILELLDSQ; via the coding sequence ATGAAATACAGCAAGTTTGAACGGTTCAAAATGATTCAGCAAATGCGCATCCTCAAAGCCCTTTACCCCCTGCAGGCAGAGCAGTATCAGGAGAACATCAAAGTTCTGGAAAACGGCTTTGAACTCGAAATAGACGAATTGAGCGATGGGCTCTACGAAGGGCTCGATCGGCATGGATGCGAAGAAGTTCGAGCCATTCTGGACATGGTGGCCGTGATGCAGCGCTCGAACGAAAACCTCGGGTTTCCCATCCCAGAAGAAAAAGTGAAATTCCAGGGTTTTGCAGGCAACGATCACTTTGCCCAGCACTCCTACATCAAGCACCTGATCGATGACACCAAAGAATATGAGTATATTAAAGGCGTGTTGAACAGTCACAACCCCTACACGTTTCCTTCCTATCAGAAAATGCTGGAGCGCTGGCGGAGTTGGGGGCAACCTCACCAAATGAGCGCTGAGAAAATTTTGGAGCTTCTAGACTCCCAGTGA
- a CDS encoding ParA family protein — MATNQKFVMVASGKGGVGKTTTTVHLAYLLQGVIVDLDPKQSTQYFSNLKSPVIGLQDTLPEGMNVIVDLPPSAELVQKYAQHYAAAMTHVIIPVQPTAEDYALARNLHGIFSVFPRVKVGILLNFLGNDRDSKIAPSLIKDTFKWDLIGQIGYKPAVFRSVRAAGISIDSVDCYMPTCLWVNS; from the coding sequence ATGGCAACCAACCAGAAATTTGTGATGGTGGCATCAGGGAAAGGCGGCGTGGGCAAAACCACCACTACCGTGCACCTGGCCTACCTGCTGCAAGGGGTGATCGTGGACCTTGACCCCAAACAATCCACCCAGTATTTCAGCAACCTCAAAAGCCCAGTGATTGGCCTGCAAGACACCCTGCCAGAGGGCATGAATGTGATTGTGGATTTGCCTCCAAGCGCAGAGCTGGTGCAGAAGTACGCCCAGCATTATGCGGCGGCCATGACCCATGTGATCATCCCGGTGCAGCCCACCGCTGAAGATTACGCACTGGCCCGCAACCTGCACGGCATTTTTTCGGTGTTTCCGAGGGTCAAAGTGGGCATCCTCCTGAATTTCCTCGGGAACGATCGGGATTCCAAAATTGCTCCTTCTTTGATCAAAGACACTTTCAAATGGGATTTGATCGGCCAGATCGGTTACAAGCCTGCCGTTTTCAGATCGGTGCGCGCTGCCGGAATTTCCATTGATTCGGTGGACTGCTACATGCCCACCTGCTTGTGGGTGAACTCCTGA
- a CDS encoding methyltransferase, giving the protein MNHINTLNPLQATEPQNIPLYPTDPEPTPPAAGKIKPTPSEKHAEKLERAARGLDATIVRLSIPAFAGCNLTRRRADFRAQKQAEHDHMKQVQAILQKMAEVARQNQLPSTLSKITRASQVKDLLRWSGYLNSTGYNIEYIYSIQTEKTLKSLGFSCLQDMIDACTWVATFDTPADPTIKRIQQIESNLIGTKIPGFFPTPRPLINEMLQYASIQSGHVVLEPSAGKGDILEAIQQAEPAAQLHAVEINSTLAELLTLKGFTVHQGDFLDLTGECFDRVVMNPPFEKGADIDHVQHAYSLLKAGGRLVSIMCEGPFFRSDRKSQQFRDWLQHVDATIHQNPENSFSGPEAFRATGTRTRMVVITKQAM; this is encoded by the coding sequence ATGAATCACATTAACACCCTCAACCCCCTGCAAGCAACCGAACCCCAAAACATCCCCCTGTACCCCACCGACCCTGAACCCACCCCCCCAGCAGCAGGGAAAATCAAACCCACACCCAGCGAAAAGCACGCCGAAAAACTCGAACGGGCAGCCAGAGGTCTTGACGCCACCATCGTGCGCCTCAGCATTCCTGCATTCGCAGGCTGCAACCTCACCCGCAGGCGCGCAGACTTCCGGGCCCAAAAACAAGCCGAGCACGACCACATGAAACAAGTGCAAGCCATCCTCCAGAAAATGGCAGAAGTGGCCCGCCAGAACCAACTGCCCAGCACCCTCAGCAAAATCACCCGCGCCAGCCAGGTCAAAGACCTCCTCAGGTGGTCCGGGTACCTCAACAGCACCGGCTACAACATCGAATACATCTACAGCATCCAGACTGAAAAAACCCTCAAAAGCCTCGGGTTTTCCTGTCTGCAAGACATGATCGATGCCTGCACTTGGGTGGCCACCTTTGACACCCCAGCGGACCCCACCATCAAGCGCATCCAGCAAATCGAAAGCAACCTGATCGGCACCAAAATCCCCGGATTTTTCCCCACCCCCAGACCCCTCATCAACGAAATGCTGCAATACGCCAGCATCCAGAGCGGCCATGTGGTGCTGGAGCCCTCCGCAGGCAAAGGAGACATCCTTGAAGCCATCCAGCAGGCTGAGCCTGCAGCGCAACTGCACGCCGTGGAAATCAACAGCACCCTTGCAGAACTGCTCACCCTGAAAGGCTTTACGGTGCACCAAGGGGACTTCCTGGACCTGACCGGTGAGTGTTTTGACCGGGTGGTCATGAATCCACCTTTCGAAAAAGGTGCAGACATCGACCATGTGCAGCACGCTTACAGCCTGCTCAAAGCAGGAGGCCGGCTGGTCAGCATCATGTGCGAAGGTCCGTTCTTCCGCAGCGACCGCAAAAGCCAGCAGTTCAGGGACTGGCTGCAGCACGTGGATGCCACCATCCACCAGAACCCCGAAAACAGTTTCTCTGGTCCAGAAGCTTTCCGGGCCACCGGCACCCGCACCCGCATGGTGGTGATCACCAAGCAGGCCATGTAG
- a CDS encoding type II toxin-antitoxin system HicB family antitoxin, whose amino-acid sequence MHLQKGPDMPYLAVIAHETSWNGFLVDIQVSATAQTREDLKERLEQGLTLHLDTLQKLGQPIPEAKTKTLEDIDAEELEDFNNPEALWIEPAPMNPISELIKAALAESGMSEREVARRMGTAPAAINRMKNPFYFGHSLQTLNKLAEVLGKKWQHQLV is encoded by the coding sequence ATGCACCTCCAGAAAGGACCAGACATGCCTTACCTCGCAGTCATCGCACACGAAACATCCTGGAACGGCTTCCTCGTAGACATCCAGGTGAGCGCCACCGCACAAACCCGAGAAGATCTCAAAGAACGCCTTGAACAAGGCCTGACCCTGCACCTCGACACCCTCCAGAAGCTCGGGCAACCCATCCCCGAGGCCAAAACCAAAACCCTTGAAGACATCGATGCCGAAGAACTTGAGGACTTCAACAACCCCGAAGCCCTCTGGATTGAACCAGCACCCATGAACCCCATCAGCGAACTCATCAAGGCAGCGCTGGCTGAATCTGGCATGTCTGAACGGGAAGTGGCGCGCCGCATGGGCACGGCTCCCGCCGCCATCAACCGCATGAAAAACCCCTTCTACTTCGGCCACAGCCTGCAAACCCTCAACAAGCTCGCCGAGGTGCTCGGCAAAAAATGGCAGCACCAACTGGTTTAA
- a CDS encoding type II toxin-antitoxin system HicA family toxin: MKYRQIRKLFKKAGWKPIRQEGSHEQWSKDGQLETIAGHDGDDIDKGLLNKYLKRLGLK; this comes from the coding sequence ATGAAATACCGCCAAATTCGGAAGCTCTTTAAGAAGGCAGGGTGGAAGCCCATCAGACAAGAAGGCAGCCACGAACAGTGGAGCAAAGATGGACAACTCGAAACCATCGCAGGACACGACGGGGACGACATCGACAAAGGACTGCTCAACAAGTACCTGAAACGACTCGGACTCAAATGA
- a CDS encoding DUF3560 domain-containing protein, with amino-acid sequence MTHQPEAFYNLDDDTLRVDLSTWMEPEIYQRFIKMGFKRWPKQELLVTKWSTRTEDLVLEICGNFDIVVHESLFSDRIERFEQYAQNASSRAQRFQKASDQHSARFYMGQPILIGHHSERSARAAQRRAHNAMSKAVAESDRASYWKDRAAAAARRQSQKENPQVIYRRILRLEADHRKAKRERDGTRDRLERIYAFEDDGKPVDFEKKVLDFERYYQRIVDHLEMRLAFERARLESVGGLVIADIKKGDLVRTKLGWGEVAGVGPKKLSIKYPNMVFPYKIGREEVLEVCKPTDKSA; translated from the coding sequence ATGACCCACCAACCAGAAGCCTTCTACAACCTCGACGATGACACCTTAAGGGTGGACCTCAGCACATGGATGGAGCCCGAAATCTACCAGCGCTTCATCAAAATGGGCTTCAAACGGTGGCCGAAACAAGAACTGCTCGTCACCAAATGGAGCACCCGCACCGAAGACCTGGTGCTCGAAATCTGCGGCAATTTCGACATTGTGGTCCACGAATCCCTCTTCTCAGACCGGATTGAACGCTTCGAGCAATACGCCCAGAATGCCTCCAGTCGGGCCCAGAGGTTCCAGAAGGCCAGCGACCAGCATTCCGCCCGTTTCTACATGGGGCAACCCATCCTGATCGGCCATCACAGCGAACGCAGCGCTCGGGCCGCCCAGCGCCGGGCCCACAATGCCATGAGTAAAGCCGTGGCTGAAAGCGACCGGGCGTCCTACTGGAAGGATCGCGCAGCCGCAGCAGCCAGAAGGCAATCCCAGAAAGAAAACCCGCAGGTGATTTACCGCAGGATCCTGCGCCTTGAAGCCGACCACCGCAAAGCCAAAAGAGAGCGGGACGGCACCAGAGACCGGCTGGAAAGGATTTATGCCTTTGAAGATGACGGGAAACCTGTGGATTTTGAGAAAAAAGTGCTGGACTTCGAACGGTACTACCAGAGGATCGTTGACCATCTGGAGATGCGCCTCGCTTTCGAGCGTGCCCGACTTGAAAGCGTGGGTGGCCTGGTGATCGCAGACATCAAAAAAGGTGACCTTGTGCGCACCAAACTTGGCTGGGGCGAAGTGGCCGGGGTGGGCCCGAAGAAGCTGAGCATCAAATACCCCAACATGGTTTTCCCTTACAAGATCGGCAGGGAAGAGGTGCTGGAGGTCTGCAAGCCCACTGACAAAAGTGCATGA